The genomic region GTATAGTTGCGGATAATCTCCAATGGTTAGTTTATGGTTATAAATATAGTTAATTTTCGTAATTGTAAGGATGGATATAACAATTTCATCCCCAAACCATACTATTGTCATCCCTATCTGATAGAAAGAGTGCACTGATTGAGctcaaaagaaaaggatagGCTCAGCCCAAAGGAGACCATCTACACAAAACCAATAAAAGGGTCCAGGAGACCATCAAAAGAAAAGGATGGGCTCAGCTCAAAGGATATATCACAGATACAGAATGTACAACATTTAAGTCTTAACATTACTACAAGTCTTAACATTACTACATTTAGGTCGAATATTAGAATCAACCAAATACTTGATACAATGATATCACATATCATCGTGAATATTTCCAGTTCAAACACCAGTGTCAAACATCATAGGTCCTCCGATGCTCCCGCCGACACCTTCATTGAGAGCAAACCTCATGTCCTCAGATGGTTTCCAATGCCTCTTCCTCTGGTTTATGAACCAGTTGTTAATCTGCTTTTGGTCCAATCCAGTCATCTCAGACAGCTGGAGTTTCTCCTCTTCCTATGTATACATGTTTACCATCGTCAAATTCTGAACTAATCCTAAAcacacagatttttttttttttgggggggggggggggggggggggggtgggggggggggggtggttgaACTTGCATTTGAAATAAGCCTTTACGCTATATATGGATGAATTACACGTTATAGTCCATCTTTGTTTTCcattaactttaattttaaacCAGAAAAGACATTGTAATGAAATTACCGTAGGATATGGCCACCTATAGTGAGTAATCCACCAGTCCGATAGGGTACTCCTGGCATCCTTTGGTagtttccctttctttcttttctttaagaaCTCCTTCCTCAAGCTGCTAAGGTAGCCACTGTACTTATTCAGCAGCATATCTTTCAGTTCCCGATCACCACTAGAACGAGCACCACCAGTGTCTTGACCCTCTGCTGCTTCCACCTCCCCACAGCTAAGTTCCTCCTCCGAACTGCCGACCCCTTCATCTGCATTACTAAAAATTAGGCCGCAATCCTATGTTAAGCATATAATATTGCAATTTACATGCAAGTCTCACTGTCCCCTAGCATCCCAGCTACTCAAACTTTAGAAACGACCACTAATATCTCAACTGAATGTACCATGAATAAAGAAAGGAAAACATAACTTGGGGTTTTGGAAAAGGATTATTGATTGGAGATGTTATATTCACACTCCAAAAAATCATCTTGCACTCCTTGTGTATGATGATCTTTCTAAAGTGCTAATTACTTTTAATTCAATAGTCAGGCCAAAACAGgtagattaattttaattacttTTAGCCGACCAGAGATTATAGATCATTTAACCTATCCCCATTTTCTTCTACCCGATAGACCAAACTTGCGATCGAACTAAGTTGACTATCGTAGGGTGTTCCTACCCTTCATCCAAGTTCAAGTTCAAAGCTCTCTCCATAGTTTATATTAGATTAATTAGAATATCACtcgaattaaataaaatacaaaaacttaaaatctaGATTTCATTCACAATATCTTCCTATTAGGATCCCTACTATTATTAGGACAACTTACTTACGTATAGAAATGAGGGTTTTTATGTAAAATGAAGGCAGTTTGTTTTTTCTAACTGAAGAAAATAATCCTCTCTTCAAAACCTTTATATGGTCCATTCACCTTAAGTGGTTTTATAGAGAAACACCGCTCACATATTTCTCTCCATAAGTGATTCTGGTCCTCCTAAAATAACTTCCAAACAGTTGTAGAAGGCTTAGTGAAACAAGTGATATATCAATGGAGTTATGAGGGAGCATAAAAAACACCATCATGTTATTCTCATCCCAAATGTCATGATTTGTccatatataaaacaaaaatcaattaaatgaAAGCCAGGTACAATCTCGTACGCATACAACCCCCTTTGGACTGATGAATAAACAGATGTATATGCCTGTACGTACGTATCTTCTTCTTCGTAcaattggaagaagaaaaaagaaaccaaaaccTAGACTGgatgaaaaggaaaggaaaatgtATATATAAGCCACTGAGATTAGCCAAGTGGTGACAGTGGTTAGGGTGATGAGTACGAGTAGGTTCAGGGCTCAAAACGGAGGTGGACTGTctatccttccatttccataatctcCTATACCTTTTTGTTTGTATGGTCCCGTTAATCCacgttaaaattttatattcttattactttttattttattatttctataaaatattaacatagtTTAAACCATACAGGCTGGGAAGAGTATGAAAATAGAAGGACGGACAATCTACCCCCGTTCAAAACCTCCAAcataactaaattaaaaaaggaaaatgtatATACAGCGGAAGAGATTTATTTATACCAGAGTGATATTCCCAGGTTTTTGAGAATGTCCCTTTACAGAGGTTGCTAAGTTGAGTTTGAATGTTGGTCAAGAATGTGGTTGCTTCATCGAATGGCTTAGATAGCTCCTCCTTGTATCTATGGAGAACCTCAATATATGATTCCTTGCAAAACAAAGAACGAAAAGAAATAGATGTAACATTATTTAAGTCCTAGTTTTTCTGtacattttcctttcttttctcagCAATCAAACAGAATTTTACGAGTTCAAAATGCCACAAAAGAAATAAGTAACTTGAATAACTAATTAATATGGTGTAGAAGCTTCAAAGTGGATAAAACTGTATACCATGAACTCGTCAAGTTCTGGATCAGCTCCTATCTCACTGCAAGTGCTCATGGGGTGGCTTGCCCTTTCAATTTCTTCAAGCAGATTTTTCATCTCCGCTGGTGCTCCaacctataaaaataaaaaaattattttacgaAAAACTCAAAATAACCAATCAGTATAATTAAAACCCTGCATACTGCCCAGTGGTGAGGGTGCGTGTAGATTGATGGTAGGAGTAGGCTAGGTTAAAAGCTTGAAACCCTGAATGTAACTAAAATATTCAACAAATAATGCCAGGATTTTGTAGCCTCTGTTACTTCCAGTtacatcttcttcttttttttcaaggTACAGTAAGTACTAAATAACCAGAGAATAACACAAGAAATCATTAATGTTTGCAAAATTCAGTAAGGATAAAAGAATATTCATGCACTTGTGCATTATAATTTAACCTTTTGGCATTCAAGGTATGCAGCTACTAAATCAGGGAAACGAGGATGACTGGCTATCTGGGACTTTATCAGATCAGACATATGATCGGATCCCAAACCCTCCGTCGCAAATAACAGCATGTTATGATCATCCACCACATGACCACTGCCATGAAACCCACCACAATTGGCGCTGCTAGTACTACTAGCCATATTTTCAACTTGCTGATGAACATTCACATGATCATCTGAGCCTGCAGATATCACACCTGCGTTCATCCTGTGAAAATCCTCCATACGTATATTtttctcaaagaaaaaagagctaAAAACTAAGCAACAATAATGTAGCGATACTTGTGAGTGAGAGTGCAAGTGTGagcgagagaaagagagaccgGTACTAGGAACcaaggtttttcttttctttcttttttgtttttgtcttcTTGTGGGGGAGTTTTCACATGGAAATTGACCAGACTTTACTTTCTTTTCCGAGAAAAACCTGAGAAAAATAGAAGACAGAGAGAAAGTGGAGAAGGAACATCAAGGAACTGTTGTTTGTgcgtgtgtgagagagagagagagagagagagaggagaggtatTGAGAGTGAGACTGCTATTACACAGAGGATAATAGGATGAAACCGTGTAGGCTTTTAGAGCCCGTATATATAGAGGTCCACCAGTCATCTTCCTCAGTGCATGGAACTTTGGAATTGCCTTAAACTGTGACATGACATTCTTGATACGTTTCAAAACCCTATTGGTTCAGAAACTGACACGTCAATGGTTGGTAGGTCCAGTCTGTGCCTTCATCAAAGGCTTTACTCTCCTTGTAGGCTTGTACTTTATTACGACTCACCCCATTTTCCTGTTCTTTTCACCGCCACAAACGTGGTTGGAAAGTGTGGGAACAAGAACCAGATAATTAGATGATTACCCTGCTGTTGCATTTAAATTCACGTAAAAATTCACCGTCAAAGACCTGGTTGGTAGTGTCGTAACAAGAAACAGAAAATTAGAGGATCAACCTGCTGTTGCATTTAAATCCAGGTATAAATTTGATTGGTCTCAAATGACATGAATAAGTGAATTtgctgcatgcatgcatgcatgcatgttgtcaTGCTTTCTCTCACACATGAGGTATGTGCAAGATGCAAACAATATTTACATGAGTTGTACTTATTTACAAATCACAGTTTGAAACATATGTAATATTTCTTCGgtaattaaattacaatttggaaaaataagcaTCCCACTACTTTTCTATGAGATCCATAAGTTCCTTTACGTGTACATTCTTGGAAGTCTGTAGCATAATAGACATTTTCTAGTTTTTGGaagtggattgtctgcccttttattttcatacttttctCATGTCCTTCTGTAATGTGTGGTTATGGTTgagccacatcaatattttatattaaattttttataaaaataataaaataaaaagtaatagaaatataaaatgttgatatgcCTTAACCGTTACTATACAAATAGAAATGCATAAGaagaatatgaaaataaaaaggcaGATAATCCACCTCCCTAGTTTTTACCCTCAAAGTGATTGACTATTGACCCAAAAACACCATAAATGATTGTGTTAtcttttaacaaattttttccCCTGTTTTTCTACTCTCTTATTAACAGTAGAAGACCAGAAGTTACTCTTTTAAAATGAGAAAGTGAGCCATTTACCTCAATGCAAAATCTAAGgcgggttttattttgtatatttattttgtatatttattttattgttccAAGAGAAGGGAGAGTATATGATGTGTTTTCTT from Pyrus communis chromosome 9, drPyrComm1.1, whole genome shotgun sequence harbors:
- the LOC137746032 gene encoding homeobox protein knotted-1-like 1, which produces MEDFHRMNAGVISAGSDDHVNVHQQVENMASSTSSANCGGFHGSGHVVDDHNMLLFATEGLGSDHMSDLIKSQIASHPRFPDLVAAYLECQKVGAPAEMKNLLEEIERASHPMSTCSEIGADPELDEFMESYIEVLHRYKEELSKPFDEATTFLTNIQTQLSNLCKGTFSKTWEYHSDEGVGSSEEELSCGEVEAAEGQDTGGARSSGDRELKDMLLNKYSGYLSSLRKEFLKKRKKGKLPKDARSTLSDWWITHYRWPYPTEEEKLQLSEMTGLDQKQINNWFINQRKRHWKPSEDMRFALNEGVGGSIGGPMMFDTGV